In Zea mays cultivar B73 chromosome 7, Zm-B73-REFERENCE-NAM-5.0, whole genome shotgun sequence, the following proteins share a genomic window:
- the LOC542658 gene encoding HMG-like nucleosome/chromatin assembly factor D produces MKSRARSTAGDSRLSVRKTKAEKDPNKPKRPPSAFFVFMEEFRKDYKEKHPNVKQVSVIGKAGGDKWKSLSDAEKAPYVSKAEKLKAEYTKKIDAYNNKQSGDPTASGDSDKSKSEVNDEDEEGDE; encoded by the exons ATGAAGTCGAGGGCACGGTCCACCGCCGGCGACTCCAG GCTCTCGGTGAGGAAGACCAAGGCAGAGAAGGACCCAAACAAGCCCAAGAGGCCTCCGAGCGCGTTCTTCGTCTTCAT GGAGGAGTTCAGGAAGGACTACAAGGAGAAGCACCCCAATGTGAAGCAAGTCTCCGTG ATTGGCAAGGCTGGTGGTGACAAGTGGAAGTCCCTGTCTGATGCC GAGAAGGCTCCCTACGTGTCTAAGGCAGAGAAGCTCAAGGCTGAGTACACCAAGAAGATCGACGCTTACAACAACAAGCAG TCTGGAGACCCCACGGCGTCTGGTGATTCCGACAAGTCCAAGTCCGAGGTGaacgacgaggacgaggag GGTGACGAGTGA